The proteins below come from a single Streptomyces sp. M92 genomic window:
- a CDS encoding ATP-binding SpoIIE family protein phosphatase, with amino-acid sequence MRERPWRREVHRPAKALVGGRRALRGALRPMTEALGARRRLAWLNEAGTWIGTTLDLRRTAEELAAFTVPELADGSAVDLLDTVLRFQEGDRVRGSEPPRLRAMAVAEIDGLDLAPDPVGELSVHSADRLGLRCLTTREPVLIARMTRADYGVVAPTAESADVMRRAGVHSYLVVPLVARGVLLGLADFVRAGSRAPFTEGDVALAMELASKAAVSIDNARLYGREREHVVTLQRALLPRSSPSTPGLAVSSCYDPAADPAAVGGDWFDVVALPSGRTALMVGDVMGRGLAAAATMGRLRTVARTLMALDIAPERLLARLDLAARDLEEDQYATCLCAVYDPYGSAFRIASAGHPPPLLTGADGTAAYLDVPAGAPLGAGVIPYDPVDVPAPGGSRLTLYTDGLIRSRTAGLADRMERLREAAAGTVPEDGAVCRAVTERVGSDRSDDAIVLVAGARPLGPDGDVFVRTLPPDGKAAGQARTTVREQLVKWGLEELVDTTELVVSELVGNALRYGNAPGELRLLRDERLSVEVSDSGPDLPQIQHADVSDESGRGLQLINMLCRRWGSCRTPSGKVVWAEQDLPVRPGAPRPHGR; translated from the coding sequence GTGCGGGAGCGACCGTGGCGGCGTGAGGTGCACCGTCCTGCGAAAGCGCTCGTCGGCGGGCGCCGGGCGCTGCGGGGAGCGCTGCGGCCGATGACGGAGGCACTGGGCGCGCGACGCCGGCTGGCCTGGCTGAACGAGGCCGGTACGTGGATCGGCACCACGCTGGACCTGCGGCGCACGGCCGAGGAGCTGGCCGCGTTCACCGTCCCGGAGCTGGCCGACGGCTCCGCGGTGGACCTGCTGGACACCGTGCTGCGGTTCCAGGAGGGGGACCGCGTCCGGGGCAGCGAACCCCCGCGGCTGAGGGCCATGGCGGTGGCGGAGATCGACGGCTTGGACCTCGCACCGGACCCGGTCGGCGAGCTGTCCGTGCACAGCGCCGACCGGCTGGGTCTCAGGTGCCTGACCACGCGCGAACCGGTGCTGATCGCCCGGATGACGCGGGCGGACTACGGCGTCGTCGCCCCGACCGCCGAGTCCGCCGACGTCATGCGGCGGGCGGGGGTCCACTCCTACCTGGTGGTCCCGCTGGTCGCCCGCGGTGTGCTGCTGGGGCTGGCGGACTTCGTCCGGGCCGGCAGCCGGGCACCGTTCACCGAGGGCGACGTGGCGCTGGCCATGGAGCTGGCGTCCAAGGCGGCCGTGTCCATCGACAACGCCCGGCTCTACGGGAGGGAGCGCGAGCACGTGGTCACGCTGCAGCGCGCGCTGCTCCCCCGGTCCAGCCCCAGCACTCCGGGGCTCGCGGTCTCCTCGTGCTACGACCCGGCCGCCGACCCGGCCGCCGTGGGCGGCGACTGGTTCGACGTCGTGGCGCTGCCCAGCGGGCGCACCGCGCTGATGGTGGGCGACGTGATGGGACGCGGGCTGGCCGCCGCCGCGACCATGGGACGGCTGCGCACGGTGGCCCGCACGCTGATGGCGCTGGACATCGCGCCCGAGCGGCTGCTGGCCCGGCTGGACCTGGCCGCCCGTGACCTGGAGGAGGACCAGTACGCCACCTGCCTGTGCGCGGTCTACGACCCGTACGGCTCCGCCTTCCGCATCGCCAGCGCCGGTCATCCGCCGCCGCTGCTCACCGGCGCCGACGGAACCGCCGCGTATTTGGACGTGCCCGCCGGGGCGCCGCTGGGCGCCGGGGTGATCCCGTACGACCCGGTGGACGTTCCCGCGCCCGGGGGAAGCCGCCTGACGCTGTACACGGACGGCCTGATCAGGTCGCGCACCGCCGGGCTCGCCGACCGGATGGAGCGGCTGCGCGAGGCGGCCGCCGGCACCGTGCCCGAGGACGGCGCGGTGTGCCGGGCGGTCACCGAGCGGGTGGGGAGCGACCGGTCCGACGACGCGATCGTCCTGGTCGCGGGGGCCCGTCCGCTGGGTCCGGACGGTGACGTGTTCGTCCGGACGCTGCCGCCGGACGGCAAGGCCGCCGGGCAGGCGCGGACGACGGTGCGCGAGCAGTTGGTGAAGTGGGGACTGGAGGAGCTGGTCGACACCACCGAGCTGGTCGTCAGCGAGCTGGTGGGCAACGCCCTGCGGTACGGGAACGCCCCGGGCGAGCTGCGGCTGCTGCGGGACGAGCGGCTGTCGGTGGAGGTCTCCGACTCCGGGCCCGACCTGCCGCAGATCCAGCACGCGGACGTGAGCGACGAGAGCGGGCGCGGGCTCCAGCTGATCAACATGCTGTGCCGGCGCTGGGGTTCGTGCCGTACGCCGTCGGGGAAGGTGGTCTGGGCCGAGCAGGACCTGCCCGTGCGGCCGGGTGCTCCCCGGCCGCACGGGCGGTAG